One genomic segment of Photobacterium sp. DA100 includes these proteins:
- a CDS encoding outer membrane beta-barrel protein — MKNAFTLFALGCAITTSAIAGPVELQQNYSYVSAGYQYSLYSEYLPTDIYSSYDNMSGYYARASINPVGQVFLEGRYDDVSRDRLGFSHSLIGLGYYMPAGKNSSVYALLGAEKLTAEMDLSNPLFSNISMSYSDTAFTAELGAKINIMQRWTAEPAIRIATFDEPLYELRLDNQIHLTEDWSVEANIAHRAMDLGNTQFGELPVLKEMNFRLGVRYQFNIS; from the coding sequence ATGAAAAACGCTTTCACTCTTTTTGCCCTGGGCTGTGCCATTACAACATCAGCAATTGCTGGTCCTGTTGAGCTTCAGCAAAACTATTCTTATGTCTCTGCGGGTTACCAATACTCGCTTTACAGTGAATACCTTCCGACCGATATCTACAGTAGTTACGACAACATGTCTGGTTACTACGCCCGCGCAAGCATCAACCCTGTTGGCCAAGTCTTTTTAGAAGGTCGCTATGACGATGTCTCCCGAGACCGCCTTGGCTTTAGCCACTCGCTCATTGGCCTCGGTTACTACATGCCTGCAGGCAAGAACAGCTCGGTATACGCCCTATTGGGTGCCGAAAAACTGACCGCGGAAATGGACCTATCGAACCCATTGTTCTCGAATATCTCGATGAGCTATTCCGATACCGCTTTTACCGCTGAACTCGGTGCCAAAATCAATATTATGCAGCGCTGGACTGCTGAACCAGCTATCCGCATTGCAACATTCGATGAGCCTCTGTACGAACTTCGCCTAGATAACCAGATCCATCTGACTGAAGACTGGAGCGTTGAAGCGAACATCGCCCATCGCGCTATGGATTTAGGTAATACTCAATTTGGTGAACTTCCGGTGCTAAAAGAAATGAACTTCCGGCTAGGTGTACGATACCAGTTCAATATCTCGTAA
- a CDS encoding antibiotic biosynthesis monooxygenase family protein → MLNKVMPSLVLLLAATSASAEVTLINPFHVPESHQQAVLEHWEKARDFLAEQPGYISTTLHRSIQPNSQFHYINVAKWESESDFKSAISAMNKSLPPLNISEVEFYPALYEVIRN, encoded by the coding sequence ATGCTCAATAAAGTCATGCCTAGCCTAGTGCTTCTACTTGCTGCCACATCGGCAAGTGCTGAAGTCACTCTTATTAATCCTTTTCACGTACCTGAATCTCACCAGCAAGCCGTGCTCGAGCATTGGGAAAAAGCTAGAGACTTCTTGGCTGAACAACCAGGTTACATCTCAACGACCTTGCACCGCTCTATCCAACCAAATAGCCAGTTTCATTACATCAATGTCGCTAAGTGGGAATCAGAATCCGATTTTAAATCGGCTATTTCCGCAATGAACAAGTCATTGCCCCCTCTGAATATCTCAGAAGTTGAGTTCTACCCTGCACTATATGAAGTTATCAGAAACTAA
- a CDS encoding winged helix-turn-helix domain-containing protein — protein sequence MRKFMHDMTTPVLLGDFKIDPVTQVLIRTTDNRSVKLSRSESLIICMLAEQPNVAVSRDTLLEACWTGKVVTNSSLTVAIKHIRSAFSELGAEDVIVTEPKKGYLIRFPSAESNLPEQAETPPAQDEIPAAISNPDSATPLLRMQVGKSNVLNLLPLITTLSKRYLVTAVAFFVTVLTLYQMTLFVESTRVDKHEILFDGQHMPPAIVEAIRAYPDPKAKMIAYPLGGICGKYQLIAIDQQSGFIDVTSTIEQGECHG from the coding sequence ATGAGGAAATTTATGCATGACATGACAACACCGGTTTTACTGGGGGATTTTAAGATAGACCCTGTAACACAAGTGCTGATCCGCACCACTGATAACCGGAGCGTGAAACTATCCCGCTCAGAATCCCTGATTATCTGTATGCTGGCAGAGCAGCCCAATGTAGCCGTCAGCCGCGATACCCTGCTTGAAGCTTGTTGGACCGGTAAGGTTGTAACCAACAGCTCGTTGACCGTGGCAATTAAACATATTCGTTCGGCTTTTTCTGAACTCGGTGCAGAAGATGTGATTGTGACTGAGCCAAAGAAAGGCTACCTCATTCGCTTTCCTTCGGCTGAAAGCAATTTACCGGAGCAAGCTGAAACGCCACCAGCACAGGACGAGATCCCAGCAGCTATCAGTAACCCAGATTCAGCGACTCCGTTATTACGAATGCAAGTTGGGAAAAGCAACGTTCTCAACCTGTTACCATTGATCACTACCCTATCAAAGCGTTACCTTGTAACAGCGGTGGCATTTTTCGTTACGGTATTAACCCTTTATCAAATGACACTCTTTGTTGAAAGTACGCGTGTAGATAAACATGAGATACTTTTTGATGGCCAACATATGCCACCAGCGATTGTAGAGGCAATCAGAGCATACCCCGATCCAAAAGCAAAAATGATTGCCTATCCGCTTGGCGGCATTTGCGGTAAGTATCAATTAATTGCTATCGACCAACAGAGTGGCTTTATCGACGTGACTTCAACGATTGAGCAAGGTGAATGCCATGGCTAA